One segment of Acropora muricata isolate sample 2 chromosome 8, ASM3666990v1, whole genome shotgun sequence DNA contains the following:
- the LOC136926236 gene encoding translocation protein SEC62-like isoform X1: MADQALRKRKKKESRDEKQEPTKEENNVGKYLRFNCPTKTSSLQGQKVEYFIGSKAVDCLLDSNWASGKGGTEILFTDRLSVEKYLDKLLLLGFFNRVQRIKKVKKTEKEKEKENATVKDESKKKKLMNEKTGEEKKSSEGTGDGEGKKTRKIKVKLELYDPEDQYFEDNDDEAFVWYFDPVHPKTVAMGALVVVATIAICLFPLWPSNIREYVWYLSVLAAAAVGSILVLAVLRYVFFAIVWVLTWGKHHFWLLPNLTEECGFKESFIPLYTHEYRGGKAENETGQEDNADEKENENLEEKKAREREDEEEKEEEKDTEEEDGKKDESSEDKDQTEQETWVKLTEEEVATARSEVSNEDKGSQTSDLTSSEVKC, from the exons ATGGCCGATCAAGCTTTACGAAAAcgaaagaagaaagaa TCTCGAGACGAAAAGCAAGAGCCTacgaaagaagaaaataatGTGGGGAAGTATCTGAGGTTTAACTGCCCAACGAAGACTTCGTCGTTGCAGGGACAAAAAGTTGAATATTTCATCG GTTCCAAGGCAGTAGACTGTCTCCTTGACTCAAATTGGGCATCTGGTAAAGGAGGCACTGAGATTCTTTTCACTGATCGTCTGTCAGTGGAAAAATATCTGGACAA GTTGTTGCTTTTAGGGTTCTTCAACCGTGTGCAGCGaataaaaaaggtaaaaaagacagagaaagagaaagaaaaggaaaatgcaaCTGTGAAAGACGAatcaaaaaagaagaaactcaTGAATGAGAAAACTGGGGAAGAGAAAAAG TCATCTGAGGGAACAGGAGATGGTGAaggaaaaaagacaagaaag ATTAAAGTTAAGCTGGAATTATATGACCCAGAGGATCAGTATTTTGAGGATAATGATGATGAG GCGTTTGTTTGGTATTTTGATCCTGTGCATCCGAAAACTGTGGCAATGGGAGCATTAGTTG TTGTTGCCACAATTGCGATTTGTCTCTTCCCATTGTGGCCCAGCAACATCCGTGAATACGTGTGGTATCTTAGTGTACTGGCTGCTGCCGCAGTGGGCTCGATTCTTGTACTGGCCGTCT TGCGTTACGTGTTCTTTGCGATTGTTTGGGTGCTAACATGGGGAAAACATCATTTCTGGCTTTTGCCAAATCTCACAGAGGAATGTGGCTTCAAGGAATCCTTCATCCCGCTTTACACACACGAATATAGAGGGGGGAaagcagaaaatgaaacagGCCAAGAGGATAATGCTGatgaaaaagagaatgaaaatttAGAGGAAAAAAAGGCGCGAGAAagagaagacgaagaagaaaaagaagaagagaaagacaCAGAGGAAGAAGATGGCAAGAAAGACGAAAGCAGTGAAGATAAAGATCAGACAGAGCAAGAAACTTGGGTAAAACTAACCGAAGAAGAAGTAGCGACAGCTAGGAGTGAAGTATCAAACGAGGATAAAGGAAGCCAAACGAGCGATCTAACTTCATCGGAAGTTAAATGCTAA
- the LOC136926236 gene encoding translocation protein SEC62-like isoform X3 yields the protein MKEDAIPRNTKHATKFGMTHFKGSKAVDCLLDSNWASGKGGTEILFTDRLSVEKYLDKLLLLGFFNRVQRIKKVKKTEKEKEKENATVKDESKKKKLMNEKTGEEKKSSEGTGDGEGKKTRKIKVKLELYDPEDQYFEDNDDEAFVWYFDPVHPKTVAMGALVVVATIAICLFPLWPSNIREYVWYLSVLAAAAVGSILVLAVLRYVFFAIVWVLTWGKHHFWLLPNLTEECGFKESFIPLYTHEYRGGKAENETGQEDNADEKENENLEEKKAREREDEEEKEEEKDTEEEDGKKDESSEDKDQTEQETWVKLTEEEVATARSEVSNEDKGSQTSDLTSSEVKC from the exons atgaaagaagatgccattccgaggaatacaaaacatgccacaaagttcggaatgacacacttcaaag GTTCCAAGGCAGTAGACTGTCTCCTTGACTCAAATTGGGCATCTGGTAAAGGAGGCACTGAGATTCTTTTCACTGATCGTCTGTCAGTGGAAAAATATCTGGACAA GTTGTTGCTTTTAGGGTTCTTCAACCGTGTGCAGCGaataaaaaaggtaaaaaagacagagaaagagaaagaaaaggaaaatgcaaCTGTGAAAGACGAatcaaaaaagaagaaactcaTGAATGAGAAAACTGGGGAAGAGAAAAAG TCATCTGAGGGAACAGGAGATGGTGAaggaaaaaagacaagaaag ATTAAAGTTAAGCTGGAATTATATGACCCAGAGGATCAGTATTTTGAGGATAATGATGATGAG GCGTTTGTTTGGTATTTTGATCCTGTGCATCCGAAAACTGTGGCAATGGGAGCATTAGTTG TTGTTGCCACAATTGCGATTTGTCTCTTCCCATTGTGGCCCAGCAACATCCGTGAATACGTGTGGTATCTTAGTGTACTGGCTGCTGCCGCAGTGGGCTCGATTCTTGTACTGGCCGTCT TGCGTTACGTGTTCTTTGCGATTGTTTGGGTGCTAACATGGGGAAAACATCATTTCTGGCTTTTGCCAAATCTCACAGAGGAATGTGGCTTCAAGGAATCCTTCATCCCGCTTTACACACACGAATATAGAGGGGGGAaagcagaaaatgaaacagGCCAAGAGGATAATGCTGatgaaaaagagaatgaaaatttAGAGGAAAAAAAGGCGCGAGAAagagaagacgaagaagaaaaagaagaagagaaagacaCAGAGGAAGAAGATGGCAAGAAAGACGAAAGCAGTGAAGATAAAGATCAGACAGAGCAAGAAACTTGGGTAAAACTAACCGAAGAAGAAGTAGCGACAGCTAGGAGTGAAGTATCAAACGAGGATAAAGGAAGCCAAACGAGCGATCTAACTTCATCGGAAGTTAAATGCTAA
- the LOC136926236 gene encoding translocation protein SEC62-like isoform X2 codes for MTHFKEREFKKALRDTLMRAAWYELLSTMANCGSKAVDCLLDSNWASGKGGTEILFTDRLSVEKYLDKLLLLGFFNRVQRIKKVKKTEKEKEKENATVKDESKKKKLMNEKTGEEKKSSEGTGDGEGKKTRKIKVKLELYDPEDQYFEDNDDEAFVWYFDPVHPKTVAMGALVVVATIAICLFPLWPSNIREYVWYLSVLAAAAVGSILVLAVLRYVFFAIVWVLTWGKHHFWLLPNLTEECGFKESFIPLYTHEYRGGKAENETGQEDNADEKENENLEEKKAREREDEEEKEEEKDTEEEDGKKDESSEDKDQTEQETWVKLTEEEVATARSEVSNEDKGSQTSDLTSSEVKC; via the exons atgacacacttcaaag agcgcgagtttaaaaaggcattgcgtgacaccttgatgcgagcagcgtggtatgaactcttatcaacaatggcaaattgtg GTTCCAAGGCAGTAGACTGTCTCCTTGACTCAAATTGGGCATCTGGTAAAGGAGGCACTGAGATTCTTTTCACTGATCGTCTGTCAGTGGAAAAATATCTGGACAA GTTGTTGCTTTTAGGGTTCTTCAACCGTGTGCAGCGaataaaaaaggtaaaaaagacagagaaagagaaagaaaaggaaaatgcaaCTGTGAAAGACGAatcaaaaaagaagaaactcaTGAATGAGAAAACTGGGGAAGAGAAAAAG TCATCTGAGGGAACAGGAGATGGTGAaggaaaaaagacaagaaag ATTAAAGTTAAGCTGGAATTATATGACCCAGAGGATCAGTATTTTGAGGATAATGATGATGAG GCGTTTGTTTGGTATTTTGATCCTGTGCATCCGAAAACTGTGGCAATGGGAGCATTAGTTG TTGTTGCCACAATTGCGATTTGTCTCTTCCCATTGTGGCCCAGCAACATCCGTGAATACGTGTGGTATCTTAGTGTACTGGCTGCTGCCGCAGTGGGCTCGATTCTTGTACTGGCCGTCT TGCGTTACGTGTTCTTTGCGATTGTTTGGGTGCTAACATGGGGAAAACATCATTTCTGGCTTTTGCCAAATCTCACAGAGGAATGTGGCTTCAAGGAATCCTTCATCCCGCTTTACACACACGAATATAGAGGGGGGAaagcagaaaatgaaacagGCCAAGAGGATAATGCTGatgaaaaagagaatgaaaatttAGAGGAAAAAAAGGCGCGAGAAagagaagacgaagaagaaaaagaagaagagaaagacaCAGAGGAAGAAGATGGCAAGAAAGACGAAAGCAGTGAAGATAAAGATCAGACAGAGCAAGAAACTTGGGTAAAACTAACCGAAGAAGAAGTAGCGACAGCTAGGAGTGAAGTATCAAACGAGGATAAAGGAAGCCAAACGAGCGATCTAACTTCATCGGAAGTTAAATGCTAA
- the LOC136926235 gene encoding uncharacterized protein, which produces MANTSENNNETTVASRQPPVNERLLNSEPLPDWIEAKAVFKWGWELHWITFVVLFLGLAVYSTARLIGTSRRTKIRGKVSRNVAYAVHSLIIVLGITRALALVIFPYEITTNVTNTDIVIPPYVHRIIFGLGFPCFMAAFALIQITFTESVKTAPLTQSKLRKVRFLVLLIVGHFSVVIIADVITAFVENTSALFMVCTAYLLFMTLFTGIRITRSGCKVVRETTGPAVATDIVGSTNTIQAPTCIPYRVRRASYNSRAVRKVFVITALTILFCVALFALKIYDLVQVIEFTFVPGKNKPLAPWPWFIHETLFRLTEFSLACTVLYAVSPHKSRQKKSIFSCLCSCKTSKNETDTENDISRSRTATNEMVISSPISNPVDNSRL; this is translated from the coding sequence ATGGCGAACACTAGCGAGAACAACAACGAGACAACCGTGGCATCCCGTCAACCGCCAGTGAACGAGAGACTTCTTAACTCTGAACCACTTCCTGATTGGATAGAAGCTAAGGCAGTGTTCAAATGGGGGTGGGAATTACACTGGATCACTTTTGTTGTGCTGTTTTTGGGGTTGGCCGTCTATTCAACTGCACGTCTTATCGGGACTTCTAGAAGGACAAAGATTCGGGGAAAAGTGTCCCGCAACGTCGCTTATGCTGTTCATTCTTTGATCATTGTTCTCGGGATCACCCGCGCGTTGGCACTCGTAATCTTTCCATACGAGATTACGACAAATGTTACCAATACAGATATAGTGATCCCACCCTATGTTCATCGGATCATTTTTGGTCTCGGCTTTCCATGCTTCATGGCAGCGTTTGCTTTGATTCAGATCACGTTCACGGAAAGCGTTAAGACGGCGCCTTTGACGCAGTCAAAACTCCGCAAGGTGCGTTTCTTGGTCTTGCTAATCGTAGGACACTTCAGTGTAGTGATAATAGCAGACGTTATAACAGCATTTGTAGAGAACACTTCAGCGTTGTTTATGGTTTGCACAGCATATCTCCTGTTCATGACCCTGTTTACCGGAATTCGAATCACTAGGAGTGGATGCAAAGTTGTGCGCGAAACCACAGGGCCTGCGGTTGCCACTGACATAGTGGGTTCGACCAACACGATACAGGCACCCACCTGCATTCCTTATCGCGTCCGTCGTGCTTCCTACAATTCTAGGGCCGTGCGCAAAGTTTTCGTAATCACTGCATTAACAATATTGTTCTGTGTTGCACTTTTTGCGTTAAAAATCTATGATTTGGTTCAAGTTATTGAATTCACGTTTGTACCGGGAAAAAACAAGCCATTAGCACCATGGCCTTGGTTCATCCATGAAACTTTGTTTCGCCTGACAGAGTTCAGTCTTGCCTGCACTGTACTATATGCTGTGTCTCCTCATAAATCGAGACAAAAAAAGAGCATATTTAGTTGTCTCTGCAGTTGTAAGACAAGCAAAAATGAAACCGATACGGAGAATGATATATCACGGTCACGAACAGCAACCAATGAGATGGTAATTTCCAGCCCTATTTCCAATCCTGTTGACAATTCTCGCTTGTGA
- the LOC136926234 gene encoding synaptotagmin-14-like, with the protein MSTTDEKSTKRSVSIFALFSCCLKGRSKPKVQRKSGAYDQKDAAPVEEGKEANEERKISSKSSDFELEYQPDPTEHVISPSDEYKPAYDEASTVSDNPQPSIASEEDTSYDAPSSIQVVQDDAKIQPREVGTGGRLGLQFSYDPATSKLTVLVLSLEFPPFQNWKMDDLEVSCMLLPVRQHSFRVRPKKFKDPLTMVLTPKERIKQMSLRFRLYDHRAMSKHMIGQGVVNLGEVKLGPQAVTIALDMNIPETYAIDSRYIASVAGEGGQASADDSRPELLLSLEYRALTRKLIAEVIKTRNLGLLNNSKPQDVAVELKLVGENNAILRVCRTTLKRHVIDAEFNEMFMFRITFEKLAFVSVIFTLYRVGERRAKRENIGEVCFGKQSSGYQQQNHWNDIVKGNERVITQWHPFFK; encoded by the coding sequence atgtcaacaacagatgagaAGAGCACGAAGAGGTCTGTCTCTATTTTCGCGTTGTTTAGCTGCTGTTTAAAAGGACGATCGAAACCAAAGGTACAAAGAAAAAGTGGTGCATACGATCAAAAGGACGCCGCGCCAGTGGAAGAGGGAAAGGAAGCTAACGAAGAAAGGAAAATTAGTTCTAAATCCAGTGATTTCGAGTTAGAATACCAACCTGACCCAACGGAACATGTCATCTCTCCCAGCGACGAATACAAACCAGCTTACGACGAGGCTAGTACAGTGTCCGATAATCCGCAACCGAGTatcgcaagtgaagaagacacGAGTTATGACGCGCCCAGTAGCATTCAAGTCGTTCAAGATGACGCCAAGATACAACCACGGGAGGTCGGAACTGGCGGACGACTTGGTCTTCAGTTTAGCTACGATCCCGCGACATCTAAGCTGACGGTGCTTGTCTTGAGCCTGGAATTTCCTCCTTTCCAAAACTGGAAGATGGATGATCTAGAAGTGAGTTGTATGCTGTTGCCAGTTCGACAACACAGTTTCCGTGTTCGCCCCAAGAAGTTCAAGGACCCACTCACCATGGTTTTGACACCCAAAGAGCGAATTAAGCAGATGTCTCTTCGCTTCCGTCTGTATGACCACCGGGCAATGTCAAAGCACATGATTGGCCAAGGAGTTGTGAATCTTGGTGAGGTGAAGCTGGGTCCTCAAGCAGTCACCATAGCATTGGATATGAATATTCCTGAAACCTATGCGATAGATTCCCGCTATATTGCCAGCGTAGCGGGTGAAGGCGGGCAAGCGTCCGCCGACGACAGCAGACCTGAACTCTTGCTCTCTCTCGAGTACCGCGCACTAACCCGGAAACTTATTGCTGAAGTCATCAAGACCCGCAATCTTGGGCTTCTGAATAATTCTAAACCACAGGACGTGGCTGTAGAGTTGAAGCTAGTGGGCGAAAACAACGCTATTCTGCGCGTTTGTCGAACCACGCTGAAACGACATGTCATCGACGCTGAATTTAACGAAATGTTCATGTTTCGAATAACGTTCGAGAAGTTGGCGTTTGTCAGCGTGATCTTCACGTTGTATCGTGTGGGCGAGAGGCGAGCGAAGAGAGAAAATATTGGTGAAGTATGCTTTGGGAAGCAGTCCAGCGGTTACCAACAACAAAACCATTGGAATGATATTGTGAAGGGAAACGAGCGTGTCATAACCCAATGGCATCCTTTTTTCAAATGA
- the LOC136926233 gene encoding synaptotagmin-14-like has translation MDFTAKIGGFFRSIINPESDSLNTEKPTEENRSSSNNARVVEDEAAEYDDRDADFIDDEDDENTAAFLQRNSSLPLPGKSKQDSATGSFALQVPNAGTQFKRRYTLAGGSPAYGLSSLTNGRSVPSVARKHNVETSSIVSDDETVRRSAARREFGSVPARSRSETPRMFGGTPSKRMSNSSSVSDWTMDSSIRGVGRLHVVLDFTTHTAKLSVTVTKIEFPPYHQRDISLLEVSVMLLPGKRQSFRTRPRDFNEPMAMYLFPKDKIKDMSLRFRLYEQGAMGSKHLLGEGTLRLRSVDLDSEMIPASVDLQPPGSYVPEAASGAIMYEGELAISEEDRPEILLSLEYRPMTGKLLLEVIKTRNLGMLTDSKARETYVGVKVIKDNGELVSKSKTTPRRHMIDPEYNEMFLFHVPEHELNAVTVLLTVTSIASKTLAFRKQRVGRVSLGQNYSSEEELRHWYEMTRRKEKSTVAWHKINQM, from the exons ATGGATTTTACGGCTAAAATTGGTGGTTTCTTTCGAAGTATTATAAACCCAGAAAGTGATTCTCTGAACACGGAAAAGCCAACGGAGGAAAATAG GTCCTCCAGTAATAATGCGAGGGTAGTCGAAGACGAAGCAGCGGAATACGACGATCGAGATGCTGATTTCATAGACGACGAGGATGACGAAAACACAGCTgcttttttgcaaagaaacagttcTCTTCCTTTACCGGGAAAATCTAAACAAGATTCAGCTACTGGTAGTTTTGCTTTACAAGTCCCTAACGCAGGAACACAGTTTAAAAGGAGATACACCCTCGCTGGCGGTTCCCCAGCATACGGTCTCAGTTCCTTGACGAATGGTCGATCTGTGCCAAGCGTTGCTCGAAAACATAACGTAGAAACAAGTAGTATCGTTTCTGACGACGAAACTGTCCGCCGAAGCGCCGCGAGGAGAGAATTTGGAAGCGTTCCTGCGAGAAGTCGGAGCGAAACGCCGCGAATGTTCGGAGGAACGCCCTCAAAGAGAATGTCAAATTCGAGTTCTGTTTCCGATTGGACGATGGATTCTAGTATTCGCGGAGTTGGTCGCCTTCATGTTGTATTGGATTTCACAACGCACACAGCCAAGCTATCGGTGACTGTCACGAAAATTGAATTTCCCCCTTATCACCAGCGAGATATATCCTTGTTAGAGGTGAGCGTCATGCTCTTGCCTGGAAAACGACAGAGTTTTCGAACGAGACCACGGGACTTCAATGAACCCATGGCAATGTATCTCTTTCCCAAAGACAAAATCAAAGATATGTCATTGCGATTTCGCTTATACGAGCAAGGAGCCATGGGCTCGAAGCATTTATTAGGCGAGGGAACTCTTCGGCTAAGATCAGTTGATTTAGATTCGGAAATGATTCCTGCTTCGGTCGATTTACAGCCTCCAGGATCTTATGTCCCCGAGGCGGCTTCGGGAGCGATTATGTACGAAGGCGAACTGGCCATTTCCGAAGAGGATCGACCAGAAATATTACTGTCTCTGGAGTATCGGCCGATGACGGGAAAGCTCCTACTTGAAGTGATCAAGACTAGAAATTTAGGCATGTTGACAGATTCCAAGGCTCGCGAGACGTATGTTGGTGTCAAAGTTATCAAAGACAACGGTGAACTTGTTAGCAAAAGCAAAACTACGCCAAGACGCCACATGATAGATCCAGAATATAACGAAATGTTTTTGTTCCACGTGCCGGAGCACGAGCTAAATGCGGTCACCGTTTTACTTACAGTCACTAGCATTGCTTCGAAAACATTGGCTTTCAGGAAACAGAGAGTGGGTAGAGTTTCCCTCGGACAAAACTACAGCAGCGAGGAAGAATTACGCCACTGGTACGAAATGACACGTAGGAAAGAGAAGTCAACAGTTGCTTGGCATAAGATAAATCAAATGTGA
- the LOC136926230 gene encoding high affinity cationic amino acid transporter 1-like: MVGLVKCLTRRKRINHEERINTELSKCLTTWDLTSLGIGATLGAGIYVVSGQVAASIAGPAVIISFALAAVTSILSGLCYAEFGARVPKTTGSAYAYSYITVGEIWAFIIGWNLILEYMIGTAADARALSASFDYVIGNVIRNLTLTYIGEINTPGLGTYPDILSFVVTIVVTTVLAIGVKQSSTFSTIFNVLNFLVVLFIVVAGLFFIDTRNWTEGKGYFPYGASGVLSGAATCFYAYVGFDIIATTGEEAKNAPKSIPTAIVASLVVIFVCYFGVSAIVTLMVPFDQLDELSPIPNAFVQRGFPLAKYIIGVGAVCGLSSSLLGSQFPLPRIIYAMASDGLLFKFLARVNSRTEVPVMATVYPGILTAVIALLFDLNELVEMMSIGTLLAYTLVSLCVLILRYEPNTIDNPSIELWYSKKTQRYEQLSVSDHSPEDLENLLNGNLFAEHSPNSDQVHDLHSPEMKTTTSSRHRHNAPWRGPTAESFRIVNWAVALLFVSFLGLCSAIVYGFDAGRRHSYIILFFLAIFGVFSVFAIITISLQPQNTNKISFKAPFVPALPILAIFFNVFLMLKLSRLTWIRFGVWMGLGMLLYFGYSIWNSRERFQKAPNLQQRIFDRQVLLADDADIVDINYEMETIPAHRDDLSDLPPSPFKWDSLCTKNVFHSQNGEI, encoded by the exons ATGGTTGGCTTGGTGAAATGTTTGACTCGAAGAAAAAGAATAAACCACGAAGAGAGAATTAACACCGAACTGTCCAAATGTCTCACGACTTGGGATTTAACGTCCCTTGGGATTGGAGCAACTCTAGGAGCGGGAATTTACGTTGTTTCAGGACAAGTAGCAGCGAGTATTGCGGGACCCGCTGTGATCATCTCGTTCGCCTTAGCCGCTGTAACATCCATTCTTTCAGGATTATGTTACGCCGAGTTTGGCGCAAGAGTTCCCAAGACAACCGGATCAGCTTACGCTTATAGTTATATCACAGTGGGTGAAATATGGGCTTTCATCATTGGTTGGAACCTGATTCTAGAATACATGATCGGTACGGCTGCTGATGCTAGAGCCTTGAGTGCTTCCTTTGATTACGTTATTGGAAATGTCATTAGGAATCTAACTCTCACTTACATTGGAGAGATTAATACCCCCGGCTTGGGAACCTACCCTGATATTTTGTCATTCGTTGTAACTATTGTCGTTACAACCGTTTTAGCCATTGGTGTTAAACAATCGTCAacatttagcacaattttcaacgttctcaatttcttagttgttctttttattgttgttgcGGGATTATTTTTTATTGATACTCGAAATTGGACTGAAGGGAAAGGATATTTCCCATATGGGGCTTCTGGAGTTCTGAGTGGTGCAGCGACCTGCTTTTACGCATATGTAGGTTTTGATATTATAGCCACAACAGGAGAGGAAGCCAAGAATGCACCCAAGTCTATTCCAACAGCAATTGTAGCATCTCTGGTTGTCATATTTGTGTGTTATTTTGGAGTATCTGCAATAGTAACACTCATGGTTCCTTTCGATCAACTGGATGAGCTGTCGCCCATTCCCAATGCATTTGTCCAGAGAGGATTTCCTTTAGCAAAGTATATCATAGGTGTTGGCGCTGTCTGCGGACTCTCTTCGAGTCTACTTGGTTCCCAGTTTCCATTACCGAGGATCATATATGCTATGGCCTCAGATGGATTACTGTTTAAGTTTCTCGCCAGAGTGAACTCCAGGACCGAGGTTCCTGTTATGGCTACAGTTTATCCTGGCATTTTAACTGCAGTAATAGCTCTACTGTTCGACTTGAACGAATTGGTTGAAATGATGTCTATAGGCACCTTGCTTGCCTATACACTTGTTTCACTTTGTGTTTTAATCCTGCGATACGAACCCAATACTATAGACAATCCGTCAATTGAACTGTGGTATTCAAAAAAAACCCAGAGATATGAACAACTTTCAGTATCCGACCACTCGCCAGAGGATTTAGAAAATTTACTGAACGGAAATCTCTTCGCTGAACATTCCCCAAATAGCGATCAAGTACATGACTTGCATTCCCcggaaatgaaaacaacaacatcgAGCCGCCATCGACACAATGCCCCCTGGAGGGGTCCCACAGCAGAAAGCTTTCGCATAGTGAACTGGGCAGTAGCATTGCTCTTTGTATCTTTTCTCGGTCTTTGCAGCGCTATAGTTTATGGATTTGACGCTGGAAGACGACACAGCTACATCATATTGTTCTTTCTGGCAATTTTTGGAGTCTTCAGCGTGTTTGCCATCATCACGATTTCACTGCAGCCTCAGAATACAAATAAGATATCATTCAAAGCACCGTTTGTTCCAGCCCTGCCTATTCTCGCCATTTTCTTCAACGTTTTTCTGATGTTGAAGTTGTCCAGGCTGACGTGGATTCGCTTTGGAGTCTGGATGGGGCTAG gTATGTTACTGTATTTCGGTTATAGTATATGGAACAGCAGGGAGCGGTTCCAAAAGGCACCAAACTTACAGCAGAGGATATTTGACAGACAAGTTCTTCTCGCAGATGATGCAGACATTGTTGACATAAACTATGAAATGGAGACGATTCCAGCGCATAGAGACGATTTGTCTGATCTTCCACCGAGCCCCTTTAAATGGGATAGCTTATGCACTAAAAATGTTTTCCATAGCCAGAATGGCGAAATTTAA